A part of Pseudomonas sp. HR96 genomic DNA contains:
- the dadA gene encoding D-amino acid dehydrogenase: MRVLVLGSGVIGTATAYYLARQGCEVVVVDRQPAVAMETSFANAGQVSPGYASPWAAPGVPLKAIKWLLERHAPLAIKATGDVDQYLWMAQMLRNCTASRYAVNKERMVRLSEYSRDCLDELRAETGIAYEGRTLGTTQLFRTQAQLDNAAKDIAVLEQSGVPFELLDRAGIARVEPALAQVTDILAGALRLPNDQTGDCQIFTTRLAQMAVQLGVEFRFGQAIERLDFAGDRINGVWIDGKLETADRYVLALGSYSPQMLKPLGIKAPVYPLKGYSLTVPISNPAMAPTSTILDETYKVAITRFDQRIRVGGMAEIAGFDLSLNPRRRETLEMIVNDLYPQGGDLAQASFWTGLRPTTPDGTPIVGATRFANLFLNTGHGTLGWTMACGSGRLLADLMARKKPQISAEGLDISRYGNAQASARHGSPAPAHS, from the coding sequence ATGCGAGTTCTGGTGCTTGGCAGCGGCGTGATCGGCACCGCCACGGCCTATTATCTGGCCCGTCAGGGTTGCGAGGTGGTAGTGGTCGACCGTCAGCCGGCCGTGGCCATGGAAACCAGCTTCGCCAACGCCGGCCAGGTCTCGCCAGGCTATGCCTCGCCCTGGGCTGCCCCGGGCGTGCCGCTCAAGGCGATCAAATGGCTGCTCGAGCGCCACGCGCCATTGGCTATCAAAGCCACCGGCGACGTTGACCAATACCTGTGGATGGCGCAGATGCTGCGCAATTGCACCGCCAGCCGCTACGCGGTGAACAAGGAGCGCATGGTGCGCCTGTCCGAGTACAGCCGCGACTGCCTCGACGAACTGCGCGCCGAAACCGGTATCGCCTACGAGGGCCGCACCCTGGGTACCACCCAGCTGTTCCGCACCCAGGCGCAGCTCGACAACGCCGCCAAGGACATCGCCGTGCTCGAACAGTCGGGCGTGCCGTTCGAGCTGCTTGACCGCGCCGGCATTGCCCGCGTCGAGCCGGCGCTGGCCCAGGTCACCGACATTCTTGCCGGTGCCCTGCGCCTGCCCAACGACCAGACCGGCGACTGCCAGATATTCACCACCCGCCTGGCGCAGATGGCCGTGCAGCTGGGGGTGGAGTTTCGCTTCGGCCAGGCCATCGAGCGCCTGGATTTCGCCGGCGACCGCATCAACGGCGTGTGGATCGACGGCAAGCTCGAAACGGCTGACCGTTATGTGCTGGCGTTGGGCAGCTACTCGCCGCAGATGCTCAAGCCGCTGGGCATCAAGGCGCCGGTGTACCCGCTCAAGGGCTACTCGCTGACCGTGCCGATCAGCAACCCGGCGATGGCACCGACCTCGACGATTCTCGATGAAACCTACAAGGTCGCCATCACCCGTTTCGACCAGCGCATCCGAGTCGGCGGCATGGCGGAAATCGCCGGGTTCGACCTGAGCCTGAACCCGCGTCGCCGCGAGACCCTGGAAATGATCGTCAACGATCTTTATCCACAGGGCGGCGACCTGGCCCAGGCCAGCTTCTGGACCGGCCTGCGCCCGACCACTCCGGACGGCACCCCGATCGTTGGCGCCACCCGCTTCGCCAATCTGTTCCTCAATACTGGCCACGGCACCCTGGGCTGGACCATGGCCTGCGGCTCGGGGCGCTTGCTTGCCGACCTGATGGCGCGTAAAAAGCCGCAGATCAGCGCCGAGGGCCTGGATATTTCCCGCTACGGCAACGCCCAGGCGAGTGCCCGGCACGGCAGCCCGGCGCCCGCGCACTCGTAA
- the dadR gene encoding transcriptional regulator DadR translates to MRTQHQSKRELDKIDRSILRILQADGRISFTELGEKVGLSTTPCTERVRRLEREGIIMGYNARLNPQHLKGSLLVFVEISLDYKSGDTFEEFRRAVLKLPHVLECHLVSGHFDYLVKARISEMASYRKLLGDILLKLPHVRESKSYIVMEEVKESLNLPIPD, encoded by the coding sequence GTGCGTACCCAGCATCAGAGCAAGCGCGAACTCGACAAGATCGATCGCAGCATCCTGCGCATCCTGCAGGCCGACGGGCGCATCTCGTTCACTGAACTGGGCGAGAAGGTCGGCCTCTCGACCACCCCCTGCACCGAGCGGGTCCGGCGCCTGGAACGCGAAGGCATCATCATGGGCTACAACGCCCGCCTCAACCCGCAGCACCTGAAGGGTAGCCTGCTGGTCTTCGTCGAGATCAGCCTGGACTACAAATCCGGCGACACTTTCGAGGAATTCCGCCGGGCGGTGCTGAAACTACCCCACGTACTGGAGTGTCATCTTGTTTCAGGGCATTTCGATTATCTGGTGAAGGCGCGCATCTCGGAAATGGCCTCGTACCGCAAGCTGCTGGGCGACATTCTGTTGAAGCTGCCCCATGTGCGCGAGTCGAAAAGCTACATCGTGATGGAAGAGGTAAAGGAAAGCCTCAACCTGCCGATACCGGATTAG
- a CDS encoding YkgJ family cysteine cluster protein, with amino-acid sequence MSCNRHKIYFLREQIPSFDCVPGCHDCCGPVTTSAEEMARLPRKTAAEQDAALAELNCVHLGPQGCTVYEERPLICRLFGTTPRLPCPNGRRPAQMIDPQVETQIHKLIASTRQVLV; translated from the coding sequence ATGAGCTGCAATCGTCACAAAATCTATTTCCTGCGTGAGCAGATCCCTTCGTTCGACTGTGTGCCGGGCTGTCACGACTGCTGCGGGCCGGTGACCACCTCCGCCGAGGAGATGGCCCGCCTGCCGCGCAAGACCGCCGCCGAACAGGACGCCGCGCTGGCCGAGCTCAATTGCGTCCATCTCGGCCCGCAGGGCTGCACGGTATACGAAGAGCGCCCGTTGATCTGCCGCCTGTTTGGTACCACCCCGCGCCTGCCGTGCCCGAATGGCCGGCGGCCGGCGCAGATGATCGATCCGCAGGTCGAAACCCAGATTCACAAGCTGATCGCCAGTACCCGTCAGGTGCTGGTCTGA
- a CDS encoding FAD-binding oxidoreductase has protein sequence MNAQVELPRSSPDARSYYAASCVLHSPHLPLQGETRADVCVVGGGFSGLNTAIELAQRGLSVVLLEARTIGWGASGRNGGQLIRGVGHGLEQFTRHIGKEGVQQMKLMGFEAVDIVRQRIERHAIDCDLRWGYCDLANKPAGFEDLKREAEGLRKLGYKHELRLVQPVLMRSVVGSDNYAGGLIDMGSGHLHPLNLALGEARVAAELGVRLHEHSAVTRIEYGPEVRVHTAQGCVKAAHLVLGCNAHINNLNPELSGKVLPAGSYIIATEPLSKAMVNELLPQNMAVCDQRVALDYFRLSADRRLLFGGACHYSGRDPADIAAYMRPKMLKVFPQLADARIDYQWGGMIGIGANRLPQIGRLAEHPNVFYAQAYSGHGLNATHLAGKLLGEAISGQAGGGFELFAKVPHRTFPGGEHLRSPLLALGMLWHRLKELV, from the coding sequence ATGAACGCCCAGGTCGAGTTACCCCGCAGCAGTCCCGACGCTCGCTCCTATTACGCAGCCAGCTGCGTCCTGCATTCGCCGCACCTGCCGCTGCAAGGGGAAACCCGCGCCGACGTCTGCGTGGTGGGCGGTGGGTTTTCCGGGCTCAATACCGCGATCGAGTTGGCCCAGCGCGGCCTCAGCGTGGTGTTGCTCGAAGCCCGCACCATTGGCTGGGGCGCCAGCGGACGCAATGGCGGGCAGCTGATCCGTGGCGTCGGTCACGGCCTGGAGCAGTTCACCCGGCATATCGGCAAGGAAGGCGTGCAGCAGATGAAGTTGATGGGCTTCGAAGCCGTCGACATCGTGCGCCAGCGTATCGAGCGGCATGCCATCGACTGCGACCTGCGCTGGGGCTACTGCGACCTGGCCAACAAGCCCGCCGGTTTCGAAGATCTCAAGCGCGAGGCCGAAGGGCTGCGCAAGCTTGGCTACAAACATGAGCTGCGCCTGGTGCAGCCCGTGCTGATGCGCAGCGTGGTCGGTTCGGACAACTATGCCGGCGGCCTCATCGATATGGGCTCGGGCCACCTGCACCCGCTCAATCTGGCGCTGGGCGAGGCGCGGGTGGCCGCCGAGCTGGGCGTACGCCTGCACGAGCATTCGGCGGTGACCCGCATCGAGTACGGGCCCGAGGTGCGGGTGCATACCGCTCAGGGCTGCGTCAAGGCTGCCCACCTGGTGCTGGGCTGCAACGCCCACATCAACAACCTCAATCCCGAGTTGTCAGGCAAGGTGCTGCCCGCCGGCAGCTACATCATCGCCACCGAGCCGCTGAGCAAGGCGATGGTCAACGAGTTGCTGCCGCAGAACATGGCAGTCTGCGACCAACGGGTCGCCCTGGACTATTTCCGCCTGTCGGCCGACCGCCGCCTGCTGTTCGGCGGCGCCTGCCATTACTCGGGCCGCGACCCGGCGGATATCGCCGCCTACATGCGGCCAAAGATGCTCAAGGTGTTCCCGCAACTGGCCGACGCGCGCATCGACTACCAGTGGGGCGGCATGATCGGCATCGGCGCCAACCGCCTGCCGCAGATCGGCCGCCTCGCCGAGCACCCCAACGTGTTCTACGCCCAGGCCTATTCGGGCCACGGCCTGAACGCCACCCACCTGGCCGGCAAACTGCTAGGCGAGGCCATCAGTGGCCAGGCCGGCGGCGGCTTCGAGCTGTTCGCCAAGGTGCCGCACCGCACTTTCCCGGGCGGCGAGCATCTGCGCTCGCCACTGCTGGCGTTGGGGATGTTGTGGCATCGGTTGAAAGAGTTGGTTTGA